A window of the Candidatus Amarolinea dominans genome harbors these coding sequences:
- a CDS encoding serine hydrolase: MSPIHRSCVLSILLLTALLVACSGPTATPAPPAATPVPPTTAPVQPTPVPPTAAPAQPTPVPPTAAPEPSPPQGLRFDAPKYAINGPYAVGVRYFTIPATAENDRDLTVSVWYSAQKSDGATAEMVYEQQFAPGEIPAFSVFGHAQLDALPDDSGAPYPLVVYSHSHWSFGQETPYFAEHLASRGLVVISSDHEDNWSTAFGPIAPQAYFRRPQEITRQIDYAEHLSADGGLLPGLINTNQVGVAGWSQGAMTALAAAGARLNLANAAAWCKENPDTAELNPTACPDLVGREAELAAFAGLDETPAGLWPDWSDERVGAVVAMAPSTIPFGKEGMQPVNVPVMFLIGSGETSVDGGFEMASPYESVVSGSKAKVVFDYGEHLIFFSRCADSPSIVALGFPMFCTDPVWDMDRAHDLINHFTTAFLLAELKGDADAAKALAPENVTFPGIKYEAAGYGAAPTAKLDDATVAKLEGILNDQMQPNGVPGYAMCVVMDGNQVYSKGFGVAELGGDRLVTPQSVFAIASTTKSFTGVALMQLVEQGKVDLDKPVTAYLPYFEMADPRYKNITVRMLASHTSGLTDEAVTATLPESVEPTAVDAALEWYVRSLSDDKLTAAPGETWQYASVNFSILGDLIGKVSGLPYDQYVVQNILEPLKMTHSTFDAAAIPPDALVGEHTTGEDAIVKAKPVTHTKGIDLPAGGLYSTCEDMTRWMQVNLNRGELDSARILKPETYDILWKVEAPTGLDQFFGAWAGQYGLGWGVAEDGGHFLAGHPGGGAGQTTGFQLAPDDNLGVTVLANWGTDAIYPAWMAAADVTYALLGIDK, translated from the coding sequence ATGTCACCCATCCATCGCTCATGTGTTCTCTCGATTCTCTTGCTGACAGCGCTCCTGGTCGCGTGCAGCGGCCCGACGGCCACACCGGCGCCGCCCGCAGCGACGCCGGTTCCACCAACGACAGCGCCGGTCCAACCAACACCGGTTCCACCGACGGCAGCGCCGGCCCAACCAACACCAGTTCCACCGACGGCAGCGCCGGAGCCATCACCGCCGCAAGGCCTGCGCTTCGATGCGCCCAAGTATGCCATCAACGGTCCCTATGCCGTAGGGGTTCGCTACTTCACCATACCAGCCACAGCGGAGAACGACCGCGACCTCACGGTCAGTGTCTGGTATTCGGCCCAGAAATCCGACGGTGCGACTGCCGAGATGGTCTACGAGCAGCAGTTTGCGCCCGGCGAGATTCCCGCGTTCTCGGTCTTTGGTCATGCCCAACTGGATGCGCTTCCCGACGATAGCGGCGCACCCTACCCACTGGTGGTCTACAGCCACTCCCATTGGTCGTTTGGTCAGGAGACTCCCTATTTTGCCGAGCATTTGGCCTCGCGCGGGTTGGTGGTCATATCCAGCGACCATGAGGATAACTGGAGCACGGCATTTGGCCCCATTGCGCCGCAGGCATATTTTCGGCGACCGCAGGAGATCACACGCCAGATCGATTATGCCGAGCATCTCTCCGCCGATGGCGGATTACTGCCCGGCTTAATCAACACGAACCAGGTCGGTGTTGCAGGTTGGTCCCAGGGGGCCATGACTGCCCTTGCTGCAGCCGGTGCGCGCTTGAACCTGGCTAATGCGGCCGCCTGGTGTAAGGAAAATCCGGACACTGCTGAGCTCAACCCGACAGCGTGCCCAGACCTGGTCGGTCGCGAAGCGGAGCTTGCCGCCTTCGCAGGTCTTGACGAGACGCCTGCGGGGCTTTGGCCGGACTGGAGTGACGAGCGTGTTGGCGCCGTCGTAGCCATGGCGCCATCCACCATCCCCTTCGGCAAAGAAGGCATGCAGCCTGTGAATGTGCCGGTCATGTTTCTGATAGGATCCGGTGAGACATCCGTTGACGGAGGCTTTGAGATGGCTAGCCCCTACGAAAGTGTTGTCTCCGGAAGCAAGGCCAAGGTGGTCTTCGACTATGGCGAGCATCTGATATTCTTCAGCCGTTGTGCTGACTCACCTAGTATCGTGGCGTTGGGCTTTCCTATGTTCTGCACCGATCCGGTATGGGACATGGACCGCGCCCACGACCTGATCAACCACTTCACCACCGCCTTCCTGCTGGCCGAACTGAAAGGCGACGCCGATGCGGCCAAGGCGCTGGCGCCGGAGAATGTGACGTTCCCGGGCATCAAGTACGAAGCGGCCGGCTATGGCGCGGCTCCTACGGCTAAGCTAGACGACGCCACCGTGGCCAAGCTCGAGGGCATACTAAATGACCAAATGCAGCCCAACGGCGTTCCCGGCTACGCCATGTGCGTGGTCATGGACGGTAACCAGGTCTACAGCAAGGGCTTCGGCGTTGCGGAGTTGGGTGGTGATCGGCTGGTGACGCCCCAATCGGTCTTCGCCATTGCCTCGACTACGAAATCCTTCACTGGCGTTGCGTTGATGCAACTCGTCGAGCAAGGCAAGGTAGACCTGGACAAGCCGGTCACGGCCTATCTCCCCTACTTCGAGATGGCCGACCCGCGCTACAAGAACATTACTGTGCGCATGCTCGCTTCGCACACGTCGGGGTTGACGGACGAAGCAGTCACGGCAACTCTGCCGGAAAGTGTGGAGCCAACCGCAGTGGACGCAGCGCTCGAGTGGTACGTGCGGTCCCTGAGCGATGACAAGCTGACAGCGGCGCCCGGCGAAACATGGCAGTATGCCTCGGTCAACTTCAGCATCTTGGGCGATCTCATCGGCAAGGTGTCAGGCTTGCCCTATGACCAGTATGTCGTCCAGAACATCTTGGAGCCACTCAAGATGACGCACTCGACCTTCGATGCGGCGGCGATCCCGCCCGATGCCCTGGTTGGCGAACACACAACCGGTGAAGACGCTATCGTGAAGGCAAAGCCGGTGACCCACACCAAGGGCATAGACCTACCGGCAGGCGGTCTCTATTCCACCTGCGAGGACATGACGCGCTGGATGCAGGTTAACCTGAACCGGGGCGAATTGGACAGCGCGCGCATCCTCAAGCCTGAGACCTACGATATCCTCTGGAAGGTAGAGGCGCCGACCGGTCTCGACCAGTTCTTCGGTGCGTGGGCCGGCCAATATGGGTTAGGCTGGGGCGTGGCGGAAGATGGCGGTCATTTCCTGGCTGGCCATCCCGGTGGGGGTGCGGGCCAGACCACCGGCTTTCAGCTCGCCCCCGACGACAACCTGGGCGTGACGGTGCTGGCTAACTGGGGCACCGATGCCATCTACCCAGCCTGGATGGCTGCGGCTGATGTGACTTATGCCTTGTTGGGTATCGACAAATAA
- a CDS encoding serine hydrolase produces the protein MIAALLVACAGPTATPPAAPTITPIPPTPTPLPPTPEPAPVSTAEATVAAEPEPPHGIRFDAPEYAIDGPYAVGVRYFTIPASAETDRDLTVSVWYPAQKSDGATAEMVYELQFAPGEIPAFSVFGHAQLDAPPDTSGAPYPLVVYSHATWSFGQEIPYFTEHLASRGFVIISADHEDNWSTAFNPAAAEAMIRRPQEVTREIDFAESLAAAGGDLAGMINTTGVGVAGWSMGGEAALAVAGARWDLNGLRAWCADNPDEAELSVEACIEKFTALAGLEETPQGLWPSTVDERVRAVVPLSGYTTPFGSDGMESVDVPVMFMVGSGAVAADRTFEVDVPYESVGAERKAKVVFDYGEALMFFSSCADSPSIVALGFPMFCTDPVWDMDRAHDLINHFATAFLLVELKGDAEAAKALAPEKVDFPGIKYETTGYGAAPTAKLDDATVAKIEALVKEIMAKGKVPGAAVGIVKDGELVYASGFGVGKLGSDAPVTPDSVFQMSSVAKTPTAIAIMQLVADGKIDLDAPVTKYLPYFTLTDPDVGEVTIRRLLSHTAGMPDPINWLAEYQDKNLRNDKAALDDYVRSLSDKSLTFRPGKEWAYSNTGFDILGDVVAQVSGQAFEDYLQANVLTPLGMENSSYLLSDLDPVRLVAPHMPDKNGNAKTIDFYPYTRAHAPSGAFYSSVNDMARFAVANLNQGTLDGTRVLPASAYDKMWAPQATSSWAENFGPQVTSYGLGWWVGEFKGHRIIGNYGADFGSQSHLGLFPDEGLAVIALVNLFDPDVGSLYAYDIGNGIAEVLLGAEAKPTPQP, from the coding sequence TTGATCGCCGCGCTGCTGGTCGCTTGCGCCGGCCCGACCGCCACGCCGCCGGCGGCGCCGACAATCACCCCAATCCCACCGACACCGACGCCCCTTCCGCCCACGCCCGAGCCGGCACCTGTCTCGACGGCGGAAGCGACCGTCGCGGCTGAGCCGGAGCCGCCGCACGGCATCCGCTTCGATGCGCCAGAGTACGCCATCGACGGCCCCTATGCCGTAGGGGTTCGCTACTTCACCATACCGGCCTCTGCGGAGACCGACCGCGATCTCACGGTCAGTGTCTGGTATCCGGCCCAGAAATCCGACGGTGCGACTGCCGAGATGGTCTACGAGCTGCAGTTTGCGCCGGGCGAGATTCCAGCGTTCTCGGTCTTCGGCCACGCCCAACTGGATGCGCCTCCCGATACCAGTGGCGCACCCTATCCACTGGTGGTCTACAGCCACGCGACCTGGTCCTTCGGCCAGGAGATCCCTTATTTCACGGAGCATTTGGCCTCCCGCGGGTTTGTGATCATATCTGCCGACCATGAGGACAACTGGAGTACGGCGTTCAATCCCGCGGCAGCGGAGGCTATGATCCGCCGGCCACAGGAGGTCACGCGTGAGATCGATTTCGCCGAAAGCCTCGCGGCTGCAGGTGGCGATCTGGCAGGCATGATCAACACAACAGGTGTCGGTGTCGCTGGTTGGTCCATGGGTGGCGAGGCAGCGCTTGCCGTTGCCGGGGCGCGTTGGGACCTGAACGGCCTGCGCGCCTGGTGTGCGGATAACCCAGATGAGGCAGAACTGAGCGTGGAGGCCTGTATCGAGAAGTTTACGGCCTTGGCAGGTTTGGAAGAAACGCCACAGGGGCTTTGGCCTTCCACGGTTGATGAGCGTGTCCGAGCAGTCGTTCCGCTGTCAGGATATACGACGCCATTTGGAAGCGACGGCATGGAGTCTGTCGACGTGCCGGTCATGTTTATGGTTGGATCGGGCGCGGTGGCCGCCGATCGAACGTTTGAGGTGGATGTACCCTACGAGAGCGTCGGCGCCGAACGAAAGGCCAAGGTGGTCTTCGACTACGGCGAGGCTCTGATGTTCTTCAGCAGTTGTGCTGACTCACCTAGTATCGTGGCGTTGGGCTTTCCTATGTTCTGCACCGATCCGGTATGGGACATGGACCGCGCCCACGACCTGATCAACCACTTCGCCACCGCCTTCCTGCTGGTCGAGCTGAAGGGCGACGCTGAGGCGGCCAAGGCGCTGGCGCCGGAGAAAGTCGATTTTCCCGGCATCAAGTACGAGACGACGGGCTACGGCGCGGCACCTACAGCCAAGCTAGACGACGCCACCGTGGCCAAGATCGAGGCGCTGGTCAAGGAGATCATGGCGAAGGGCAAAGTGCCAGGCGCAGCGGTGGGCATTGTCAAGGATGGTGAGCTGGTCTACGCCAGCGGGTTTGGCGTCGGTAAACTGGGCAGTGACGCGCCGGTGACGCCAGACTCAGTCTTCCAAATGAGCTCAGTTGCCAAAACGCCAACGGCGATAGCGATCATGCAGTTGGTCGCGGACGGCAAGATTGACCTGGATGCGCCCGTAACGAAGTATTTGCCTTACTTCACTCTGACGGATCCCGACGTGGGAGAAGTCACCATCCGCCGCTTGCTGTCGCACACAGCCGGTATGCCTGACCCCATCAATTGGCTGGCAGAGTATCAGGATAAGAACTTGCGGAACGACAAGGCTGCCCTGGATGACTACGTCCGCAGCCTCAGCGACAAATCCCTGACCTTCCGGCCCGGTAAGGAGTGGGCCTACAGCAATACCGGCTTCGATATCCTGGGCGATGTGGTCGCCCAGGTGTCCGGCCAGGCGTTCGAGGACTATCTGCAGGCCAACGTGCTTACGCCCTTGGGCATGGAGAATTCCTCGTACCTGCTGAGCGACCTGGACCCGGTCAGGTTGGTGGCGCCCCATATGCCCGATAAGAACGGCAATGCCAAGACGATTGACTTCTACCCGTACACCCGCGCCCATGCGCCGTCTGGGGCGTTCTATTCCAGCGTGAATGACATGGCCCGCTTTGCGGTTGCCAACCTGAACCAGGGTACACTGGATGGAACGCGGGTGCTGCCGGCGTCAGCCTATGACAAGATGTGGGCGCCTCAGGCCACCAGCTCATGGGCGGAGAATTTCGGCCCACAGGTTACCAGCTACGGATTGGGCTGGTGGGTAGGTGAGTTCAAGGGACACCGCATCATCGGCAACTATGGCGCCGATTTCGGCTCCCAGTCCCATCTGGGCCTGTTCCCGGACGAAGGCCTTGCCGTGATTGCACTGGTCAACCTCTTCGACCCTGATGTGGGCTCACTCTATGCGTATGACATCGGCAACGGCATCGCAGAAGTGCTGTTGGGTGCCGAAGCAAAGCCGACCCCACAGCCCTAA
- a CDS encoding alpha/beta fold hydrolase, with protein sequence MTFSVLLIAALLVACAGSAVAPTATPVPLTAAPTPVPPTATLEPTVSVVPTATVQAPPATPAAPGLEKQPSDVLSGFVENNGVRIHYEVEGEGPPLVLVHWLTGSLQDWRVVGYADALKANYRLILIDARGHGQSDKPHDPAAYVLEKQAGDIVAVLDKLGVDKAHYFGYSLGGTVGWAVAKYFPDRLSSLIIGGEAPENFDPSADIERDRTLTHSQYGRDAASVFGSYGFSETKAYQLYAATDFQAVIADLQAFSAENFAPDLPDMTMPILLFAGVYDEDHTALKAATNKLPNATFASLPGHDHVTAFMQTDLVVELLTKFLAQVEKAVLDDATTAKIETIVKKAMTDYPVPGFELCIVKDGQVVYNKGFGLANVASNRPMTPQSVSTQASISKSLTAMAVMQLVEPGKIDLDKPVTAYLPYFTMADPRYKDITVRMLLSHMSGLPDVPIPWDAPLDPTIDPLEQAVRSLRDEQLISAPGEAWNYSGWGYSMLGAIIVKVIGEPFESYMHQRWLEPLGMANSTFVMDEVDPDLYVTGYISAEDGSAAAMEHFVDPRDVPAAGLWSSCDDMTRWARLMLNKGELNGRRLLQPESIDAMWTSVASTPWMDALGPWYGPYVGEYGLGWYVGEKAGHRLAGHAGAGDGVNTHIQFAPDDGLAVIAMDNWLKPDPEWYPAGFAAFDVMDLLLGIKPE encoded by the coding sequence ATGACGTTCAGCGTCCTGTTGATCGCCGCGCTGCTGGTCGCTTGCGCCGGCTCGGCCGTCGCGCCGACGGCGACGCCGGTGCCGCTCACCGCCGCACCGACGCCCGTTCCACCGACGGCGACCCTTGAACCTACCGTCAGCGTGGTTCCCACCGCAACCGTTCAGGCGCCACCTGCAACGCCGGCAGCGCCAGGTTTGGAGAAACAGCCATCTGACGTGCTCTCCGGCTTCGTGGAAAACAACGGCGTGCGGATTCACTATGAGGTCGAGGGCGAGGGCCCGCCCTTGGTCCTGGTGCATTGGTTGACCGGCAGCCTCCAAGATTGGCGGGTTGTCGGCTATGCCGATGCACTCAAAGCGAACTATCGCCTCATCCTCATTGATGCCCGAGGTCATGGCCAGAGCGATAAGCCCCACGATCCGGCTGCCTATGTCCTGGAAAAACAAGCCGGCGACATCGTCGCTGTACTCGACAAGTTGGGCGTTGACAAGGCGCATTACTTTGGCTACTCCTTGGGCGGTACGGTGGGTTGGGCTGTAGCCAAGTATTTCCCTGATCGTCTTTCGTCACTGATCATCGGCGGCGAAGCCCCTGAGAATTTCGATCCCAGCGCCGATATTGAGCGCGATCGCACGCTCACTCATTCACAATACGGGCGCGACGCAGCAAGTGTTTTTGGTAGCTACGGATTCTCCGAGACCAAAGCCTATCAACTTTATGCTGCCACCGATTTTCAGGCTGTAATCGCTGACCTACAAGCCTTTAGCGCCGAAAACTTCGCCCCTGATCTACCGGATATGACGATGCCCATACTTCTGTTTGCCGGCGTGTATGATGAAGACCATACTGCATTGAAGGCTGCGACCAACAAGCTGCCCAACGCCACATTCGCATCACTGCCAGGCCACGATCACGTGACGGCCTTCATGCAAACGGACCTTGTCGTGGAACTCCTCACGAAGTTCCTCGCCCAAGTAGAGAAAGCGGTACTTGACGATGCCACGACTGCCAAGATCGAAACAATCGTCAAGAAAGCGATGACAGACTACCCGGTGCCCGGCTTCGAGCTTTGCATCGTCAAAGATGGCCAGGTGGTCTACAACAAGGGTTTTGGGCTTGCCAACGTTGCAAGCAACCGGCCGATGACCCCCCAATCCGTTTCTACCCAGGCTTCCATCTCCAAGTCGCTGACCGCGATGGCCGTCATGCAGTTGGTGGAGCCAGGCAAGATTGACCTCGACAAGCCGGTTACTGCCTATCTGCCGTACTTCACCATGGCCGACCCGCGCTACAAGGATATCACGGTGCGCATGCTGCTCAGCCATATGTCCGGCCTGCCTGACGTGCCGATCCCTTGGGATGCCCCGCTCGACCCGACGATTGATCCGCTCGAACAAGCCGTGCGCAGCCTGAGGGATGAGCAGTTGATCTCGGCGCCCGGCGAAGCATGGAACTACAGTGGCTGGGGTTACTCGATGCTGGGCGCCATCATCGTCAAGGTGATTGGCGAGCCGTTCGAGAGCTACATGCACCAGCGCTGGCTGGAGCCGCTTGGCATGGCGAATTCCACCTTTGTGATGGACGAGGTCGATCCCGACCTGTATGTGACCGGGTACATCTCCGCCGAAGATGGCAGCGCCGCCGCGATGGAGCATTTCGTTGACCCCAGAGATGTTCCGGCCGCCGGCCTCTGGTCGAGCTGTGACGACATGACCAGGTGGGCCCGGCTCATGCTGAACAAGGGCGAGCTGAACGGCAGGCGTTTGCTGCAGCCTGAGAGCATTGACGCCATGTGGACATCGGTTGCCAGCACCCCCTGGATGGATGCTCTCGGCCCCTGGTATGGACCGTACGTTGGGGAGTACGGGCTGGGATGGTACGTCGGCGAGAAGGCCGGCCACCGGCTAGCCGGCCATGCGGGCGCCGGCGACGGCGTCAATACCCACATCCAGTTTGCGCCCGATGACGGACTTGCCGTAATCGCCATGGACAACTGGCTCAAACCGGACCCGGAGTGGTATCCAGCAGGATTTGCGGCCTTCGACGTGATGGACTTGCTGCTGGGCATCAAACCGGAATAG
- a CDS encoding ATP-binding protein, with amino-acid sequence MRWSFARSGGARLRQTWPPRADLWQQALIPYGYYTKWYIFIWPNPKVSFGRTQRFHLAEPKVFIWPNPKVSFGRTQRFHLAEPKVFIWPNPKVSFGRTQRFHLAEPTQLLETFVFQELRRQASWHETALSFYHFRDKDGAEVDLVLEQGVRAVAGIEVKAAATVTETDFRGLRKLQADAGERFVVGVVLYDGEASVGFGPGLFAVPIRALWETIAPAGE; translated from the coding sequence TTGCGCTGGTCTTTCGCCAGGTCTGGTGGAGCGCGGCTTCGCCAGACCTGGCCTCCCCGCGCTGATCTGTGGCAGCAGGCGCTTATACCATATGGTTACTATACCAAATGGTATATTTTCATTTGGCCGAACCCAAAGGTTTCATTTGGCCGAACCCAAAGGTTTCATTTGGCCGAACCCAAAGTTTTCATTTGGCCGAACCCAAAGGTTTCATTTGGCCGAACCCAAAGGTTTCATTTGGCCGAACCCAAAGTTTTCATTTGGCCGAACCCAAAGGTTTCATTTGGCCGAACCCAAAGGTTTCATTTGGCCGAACCCACTCAATTGCTGGAGACGTTCGTCTTTCAGGAGTTGCGACGGCAGGCGAGCTGGCACGAGACCGCCCTGTCTTTCTACCACTTTCGCGATAAGGACGGCGCTGAGGTAGATCTTGTCCTGGAACAAGGTGTACGCGCCGTTGCCGGGATCGAAGTCAAGGCGGCTGCCACCGTGACAGAGACAGATTTTCGTGGTCTGAGGAAGCTGCAAGCGGATGCGGGTGAACGTTTTGTCGTCGGGGTCGTCCTGTACGATGGAGAAGCCAGTGTAGGTTTTGGGCCTGGCTTGTTCGCAGTGCCGATTCGCGCGCTGTGGGAAACGATCGCCCCCGCCGGCGAGTGA
- a CDS encoding aldehyde ferredoxin oxidoreductase family protein: protein MSLMGYTNRVAWVDLTAGQVDYRPIAEEDALKYIGARGLGVKYVFDNGPQVDALSPDNILCFMNGPLTGTDANMSGRMAIVTKSPLTGTVTDSHHGGWSAARLKWAGFDGLVFKGMAATPVYAYIENGEVTLHDASDLWGKGVHETVKIMQERYGEPKTLSVIAIGPAGENLVRFGCWINENDRASGRGGTGCVGGSKHLKAVVIRGKYQDRPRPADKEAWKGAHDRALATIMDEKNVTSPRKGGLSVYGTNVLMNISNTMGALPAFNSKLTSFGENGELISGEWVKEHILVNDPTCHACPVACKKEVEITSGPWLGLHMESLEYEPAWSMGANCGNNDAAGVAKMIDLCNDYGMDAIESGHPLSVYMEASERGYTNGDGRLAWGDVAGMAEWARKIAFREGLGSVMADGANAIAAYFGHDELAMTCKGQGIPAYDPRGLKGMGIGYATSNRGACHLRGYTPAVELGLIPWKMDPLAWEGKGDMLRILQDLFAFTDSLDLCKFSSFAEGAEEYAAQYSTFTGRPFSADDVLKTGERIYNLERYYNNLNGFREGSDALPTRFTHEASTMPGSEGHVCELDLMLVEYYKMRGWVNGVVPEAKLQELGIL, encoded by the coding sequence ATGAGTTTGATGGGTTACACAAACCGTGTAGCATGGGTGGACCTGACCGCCGGCCAGGTGGATTATCGGCCGATCGCTGAAGAAGATGCGCTCAAGTACATCGGTGCGCGTGGTCTCGGTGTCAAGTACGTCTTCGACAACGGTCCGCAGGTGGACGCCTTGTCCCCGGACAACATCCTGTGCTTCATGAATGGCCCGCTGACCGGCACCGACGCCAACATGAGCGGTCGCATGGCTATCGTCACCAAGTCACCGCTGACCGGCACCGTCACCGATTCGCATCATGGCGGCTGGTCGGCTGCGCGCCTCAAGTGGGCCGGTTTCGATGGCCTGGTCTTCAAGGGCATGGCTGCCACCCCGGTCTACGCCTATATCGAAAACGGCGAAGTAACGCTGCACGATGCCAGTGACCTGTGGGGCAAGGGTGTGCATGAGACGGTCAAGATCATGCAGGAGCGCTATGGCGAGCCTAAGACCCTGAGCGTGATTGCCATCGGCCCGGCCGGCGAGAACCTGGTCAGGTTTGGCTGCTGGATCAATGAGAATGACCGCGCCTCCGGCCGCGGCGGCACCGGCTGCGTGGGCGGCAGCAAACACCTGAAGGCCGTTGTCATTCGCGGCAAGTACCAGGATCGGCCGCGCCCTGCGGACAAAGAGGCGTGGAAGGGCGCCCATGACCGCGCGCTGGCCACCATCATGGACGAGAAGAATGTCACCAGTCCGCGCAAGGGCGGCCTCTCGGTTTATGGCACCAACGTGCTGATGAACATCAGCAACACGATGGGCGCGTTGCCGGCGTTCAACAGCAAGCTGACCTCCTTTGGCGAAAATGGCGAGTTGATCAGCGGTGAGTGGGTCAAGGAGCACATCCTGGTGAATGACCCCACCTGCCATGCTTGCCCGGTGGCCTGCAAGAAGGAAGTGGAAATCACCAGCGGCCCCTGGCTGGGGTTGCACATGGAGAGCCTGGAGTACGAACCGGCCTGGTCCATGGGCGCCAACTGCGGCAATAACGACGCGGCCGGCGTGGCCAAGATGATTGACCTGTGCAACGACTACGGCATGGACGCCATCGAATCGGGGCATCCGCTTTCTGTGTACATGGAAGCCTCCGAGCGCGGTTACACCAATGGGGATGGCCGACTGGCCTGGGGCGACGTGGCCGGCATGGCGGAATGGGCACGCAAGATCGCCTTCCGCGAAGGTCTCGGCAGCGTCATGGCGGATGGCGCCAACGCCATCGCCGCCTACTTCGGCCATGACGAGCTGGCGATGACCTGCAAGGGCCAGGGCATCCCGGCCTACGATCCGCGCGGCCTCAAGGGCATGGGCATTGGCTATGCCACCAGCAACCGCGGCGCCTGCCACCTGCGTGGCTACACGCCGGCCGTGGAGTTGGGCCTGATTCCGTGGAAGATGGACCCGCTGGCCTGGGAAGGCAAGGGCGACATGCTGCGCATTCTGCAAGACCTGTTTGCCTTCACCGACAGCCTGGATCTGTGCAAGTTCTCGTCTTTTGCCGAAGGCGCCGAGGAGTATGCGGCGCAATACAGCACCTTCACGGGCCGGCCGTTTTCCGCGGACGACGTGCTCAAGACAGGCGAGCGCATCTACAACCTGGAGCGCTACTACAACAACCTGAACGGTTTCCGCGAGGGCAGCGATGCCCTGCCGACGCGCTTCACGCATGAAGCGTCCACCATGCCCGGCTCCGAGGGCCATGTCTGCGAGCTGGACCTGATGCTGGTGGAATACTACAAGATGCGCGGCTGGGTCAACGGCGTCGTGCCTGAGGCCAAGCTGCAGGAATTGGGGATTCTCTAA
- a CDS encoding DUF1952 domain-containing protein has translation MVTETRDLRGIPLWLVREYLVELGGAAQSEQHVIGPGWEVHLSQLADFQIGSLRIGEIRMEVTGQADIMPELKARLDRKLIRAGG, from the coding sequence ATGGTGACAGAAACACGCGACTTGCGCGGCATCCCCCTGTGGCTGGTGCGCGAATACCTGGTGGAATTGGGCGGCGCCGCGCAATCAGAGCAGCACGTCATCGGACCAGGCTGGGAAGTACATCTGAGTCAACTGGCCGACTTCCAGATCGGATCGCTGCGCATCGGCGAGATACGCATGGAAGTGACCGGCCAGGCTGACATCATGCCAGAACTCAAGGCGCGCCTCGACCGCAAACTCATCCGCGCGGGGGGGTAA
- a CDS encoding MoaD family protein, producing the protein MAGGKTVDFDLPAGTTIRSLVEAIVTRFPPMRQELLDADGNLYLHVHVFVNGRDTHFLPLGMDTPLSLSDVLNVFPAVGGGAW; encoded by the coding sequence ATGGCGGGCGGCAAGACGGTGGACTTTGACCTGCCGGCGGGCACGACGATCCGCAGCCTGGTGGAAGCCATCGTGACTCGTTTTCCGCCCATGCGCCAGGAGCTGTTGGACGCAGACGGTAATCTCTATCTGCATGTGCATGTCTTCGTCAACGGCCGCGACACCCATTTCCTGCCGTTGGGCATGGACACGCCCTTGTCGCTGAGCGATGTGCTGAATGTCTTCCCGGCCGTAGGCGGTGGCGCATGGTGA